The DNA region ATCTACTCTACCTAGTAAGGATTTGATCTCAAACATTctttacatatatgtatatgtgttttTTTTAGAGTTTGGGTCACTAAGCCCTTTGATTTTTAACTTAGCTCGGTAGATTTCCCGTTCGCTAAATTCTTTCCCCCTCATTTCAATTCCTTTTAGAAGGAAGGGGTACAATGTCCGACACTGACAATCAAAATTTCTCGATCGGCGATTACGACACCATGGTCGAGGTAGCTCCTTCTCGGTGTCATCATACGATGTTGGGAAACAATTCTCGAAATACCCACGAAAATGGACGAAAAAAGAAAATccactaaaacaaatattacaagaaaattccaggaatttaaacctacaacaaaggttagaTAGACCTGGAATATAAGGGACGGTGAAGAACAGactttggggtagttgtaagtacgagtcgagtttcctctgtccttaaaaccttatttaccgcctcccggggtgctggagcgttgcgatctaggtttcccaggataaaacgtactacgatccgccgtttgagcacacaaacttgtatctggcgaacgagaacgtgggatgaacacaggtggctagaacgaaggaggagcagagtttcgaggtgaAAAACTGATTTTCGTGCTTGTAAATCTCCTGCTCAACCTggaaatatatagtagaggaatGAATTAATGGCATTCAACATGGTATTCAATtctggcataacttagcccgcaaggcctgCCAATTtttcggacgacattcgtgcccgcaggtgtcggcgcacacgagttcaagcctttcgaactcattttcGAACTCATAAAAAagcctcttgtatatatagtgggtgaaatccccttcccaaaccaatgtgggacaaatgctttTCCTTAAAGCTTTACCCACAttttttccatctcaatgggtctactttgagaaccaatttctcattcacccattatccattttgagcgtataatatatcgatctcttcgtctcactacgaagaatctgaatccactttgacccgacccaaatcggatgtgaaccttacatatatttataccacaaaatggtcacttaaaatgtcatttattgCCATTTTTCCAACATACGACACCTTCATCGAGGAGGTCGAGCAATTTACAAAGATCTAGGGCGAGTTGGCGGACACCTCCACTGAGCACCATGCTGAGGATCTGAGCATGGCCATGCTTCCTGACACTGACGAGGCGGACACCTCCACTCGGGTAATATCCGACCaaactctcacttccactcctTCCTCATCCGGCCTGCCCAAATCCAAGCTCCTACTCTTACCAGTGGCTGGCACAAGATCTTAAGTACCGAACAGGTTGAGACATACGAACCCTTCCTAACCCTGTCCGACCTGCAGGACTTGAAAAGTCTTTTGAGTGGACGAGTTAAGTACGACACCCGCCGTAGTCTCAGCTCGATCATAGATCGACACCGCGAGGACTGGATCGGGTTACACCATGAGTCTCTGAAGGCCCCGATCTCTCTCCCCTTCACCCAATTTCTTTTGGCCTTTCTCCGGCACTACGGTGTCTTTCCTGGGCAGATTTTCCCGAATGCCCACCGCATAATTGCCTGCTTTTAGCAAATTTGCGCTCGGCACAAAATTTCTTGTACGCTCGAACTTTTCCGCTTTCTTTTCTCGGTTTGAGCTCTCCCATCGAAGCATGGAAGGGGCTTTATATTTTACTCTACGCATCGACTAACATAGTTTAATTCGTGTATATGGGCTGCACCCTGGCCGAGTTAAGATGCTTTATCACACGAGCATGGACTCCACCAAAAAGTCTATCGCCCATCAAGATAACAAGATTAAAGAGCTCGGAGAAAAGGTCGAGGCAATAGAGAAAAAGGCCGAGACGGTAGAGAAGAGAGTCGAGGGCAAGATAGCCACGGCCGTGGTGGATTACAAGGCTTCGGTGACATATTTTAATGACGTTATGACACCTGGACTCCTAGCCGCACGGATCTTCACTGACTTGGTCATCACTAAACCCTTCTTCCGGGTAATGCAAAGTATTGAGACCGGGGGAAAGCTTGTGCGAGActatgatgcaccttaagcacacaaacgacgcagcttaagaaggaaaaccatgcaccttaagaagtaaaactaCGTACCTAAAGCTTTAGAACAACGCACCTTAGGTTTCATAAAAAATGCACCGTAAGTTCTCAACTGAAGAACTGATGCATCTTAAACacagaaaccacgcaccttaaggaaaaccatgcaccttaagaaggaaaactgtgcaccttaagtttgacctaaatgtaattaaaaaaaaaaaaccaaattgGCACTGCGTTGTTTTTAATATGTGTTCAATTTGGATGGTCCTTTTTAGCAAGATCAACGGCTATCATTCAACCCCATCTTTCACCCGAGTATAATATCCACATTTGatgcccctctctctctctctctctctctatatatatatatatatatatatatatgggtcatgttcaggtgtggccgtgctctcccgtgcggccgtgtggttcacaccactcaatgttacgaaatacaccactcaatgttaagaaacacaccacacaaatatgcactgtggtgtgtttcttaacattgtggtgtgtttcattgtggtgtgtttattaacattgagtggtgtatttcgtaacattgagtggtgtgtgaccgcacggccgcacgggagagcacggccgcattgaaacataataaataatatctatatacatatatatatatatatatatatatataatatatatatatatatatacatattatatatatatatataaaaaaaaaaaaaaaaaaacaaaacaaaacaaaacaaaacaaaaaaaacgcacattaagaagaaaaacaacataTCTTATgaaagaaaaccacgcacctaaagcttaggtcgacgcaccttaagtttcaataactgatgcaacttaagtttcaacaactgatgcaccttaagcacacaaaccacactTTAAGAAgcaaaatgacgcaccttaagaaggaaaaccacgcatctAAAGATTTAGACCGACGCagttaagtttcaacaactaacgcaccttaagctcaaAACCATGTACCTTAACTacaaaaaccatgcaccttaagaaagaaggccacgcaccttaagaaggaaaaccactcACCAAAAACTTTAGACTaacgcacttaagtttcaacaactaacacaccttaagctcaaaaccacgcaccttaagtttgacccatatagaaaatgatcaaattgccattgcatttttttaaacgttgttaatcctggacgttgatcttgacaagatcaatgactctccTCTCACTGCACAACCGCACCTAAGAAGATCAACCGCACGcgaattgaattatatatatatatatatatatatatatatatatatatatatatatatatatatatatagaattgtattcAGGTGAGGACTAGTGGATTATAGTGGATTCCTAGGACACTCATATTAGCCATTGatctaataaaattaatggATAGATTTAGGTGTTCATTTAATTAGTTGTTTGTTTTAATTAAGCAAATTTTAACGTGTATAGCACTCTTAGAGGGTAGTTTTGTCTTTGTcatcaataatatttaattttgggcaGCAAATTTTACGGATTCCTAAAATCAGCAAATATTAGGGTAGTTTACGCAATTTATTGCTGACATAAACTTCTCACGAGTGGCACACAACACTTACAATATGGGCACAGATTACTCACATCATATGCACACGCCCAAGACCATTACTCTCAATTACTCCATTATTCATACAGATTTCTCACGTGTGGCACACAATACTAAGTCCATATGCACACTACACCCAAGTCCATAGATCTCCATtactcataatattcatataaataattatggCATGCTAATAATATTCTCCTCCAATATTAATCCAACAAAACATAGCATTCTGGAACAGTTTTTTGCCTTACAAAAATAACTCAAGCATGGCACCCAATACTCAGTTCATATGCATtgatttattaccatatttactAATGACCTACACGACCATGTATGTTAATAATTTCCTTTCCTTAATTTCAGTGCATAGTAAATTAGTATTGGACTCATTTGCCCTTCATCTTTAATTCAGACGTGATGATGGTGAATAATCACATTTGATCTCAACcatttattacatttatatgGATGGCTATGATGTGTCTTAATAGtcctatatatattagtgtcCTCGGGTGAATAAGGgccatatatataatcctaatcatatgagaactaatCCTTATGTGAGAAcgtgtggacaaatccaaaccattgatttgCACGAtttgatggatgagaaatcaagtaaaaaatgagtgatgtcattttcataaatattactccctctatcacattttatctgtcctacttactattcattggtcaaaccaactctttcttctttgttcattttgtttattattttttacttatttttaaatttgattttttgtgtttaatagtacttctagtatattttctaaatatataaattttgtatattaatactaaatttaatattatgaaaatttgaattaaaaatcacttcattcaagcctcgttaacctaaccagacacataaaatgggacggagggagtacaaatttttaaaatgagcggagtcttttttataaatattacaaagttttatttattttgaactgTTAGATCTATTAGATTAGTGGCTTAAATTTGTCCGCATGTTTTCACCTGGGAAATGGTTCTACGTGAttagggatatatatatatatatatatatatatatatatatatatagatttctattcaaatgtggccgcgcccttacatGCGGCCGTGcgatttacaccactcaatgttacgaaatgcatcactcaatgttatgaaatgcaccactcaataacattgagtggtgtatttcatatttaagaaatacaccactcaatgttattaggtggtgcatttcgtaacattgagtggtgcatttcttaacattgagtggtgtaaaccgcacggccgcacgtaagggcgcggccacaaatattcatatgcatttctttaatttataattcgatgtctacaatgcctttattcgaaaacaaatattcattatcaaaaaatttaaaaggagatataatttcattagttatattgtctatattttctacaatgcaaagattctttgccttcaaatttattaattaattatattcactacattgttcattgttttctttttacactatcttgtaattaaatatcaaagttatactaaaaaataatgttatatatttatttaccaagtattttgttaataacatggaaaaaaataaaaaaaaaataaaaaaaaaatagtttgaatccaatcatattaactacttagggagaatttaataataaaccttGGGCATTatcccattcgcgcaatgcgcgtgaaaaactagtttaTAAGATAAGAAACTAGAATTTTATTGGGGTAGTGctcttcaaaattttttaaaatactagtTTTTACACGCGTATTGCGTGACTgatttaatgcccaatgtttgtatttaaataagtaatttaaaatatatcaaaGCAAATTGTATAAGAGCATCAATATCATTTAAGTTTTTTCACGGTTTTTTATGATACAAGTAGGAAAGAGAtgaaaaatagagaatgaaaaaaaaaaacagaaacaatGAAATCTGACAacaaaagttataaaaaaaaaaagaaaaaaaagaaaaaaaaagtaagaaacGCGCCACCATGCACAGGCAGTGCACGCGCCCGAGTGGGCGTTTGTTGTGCGCATTTGGGGATGCTTTCTCTGATGTAGTGCATTGTTCCAAAAACCATTTTTGCAGGAGATCAAAATCATtctctttcctttctttctttcttccacATCACcttttactattccaaaaatcacaaaaatgcATTGGTATGGAGGCTCTAAGAGAAGTTCATTATaattgacattaaaattaatgtttgcatttttctaaaaacaattatCTAATACTTATTGTAGTTGGTAGGTATTAGGTAGTAGCTACTACTTTTGGTTGGAATTActctaagttttgttaattcaCTTTTATATaggtttgtcattgtcttcatctttattgTTTGTTCGCCTCTTTTTGTTAGTAGTGTTTtatgtgcaattgggttactgatgctaatttgtaaaaataacatatttgtatCTAAAATAAGTcaacaatattattgttatttttggtTGATTGTTGTTTcagtttcataattatattggaTTTAAGGGTGTTGACTTTGTTGTATGAGTTGCAAACATGTATATAATAGCGTAAGAAGAATGAGAATGCATTACTTGGACAAATTGAATACTGGAAATATACCAAAAGAAGTGATAGAGAAGGGGTAAAATAACATCATCGGTGTATCTCTTTCACTTACATTTGGGAGTGTGCTAAGCTAAATAGAGCTAATGATGCGCACTATCTTCAATCTGATTCACACATCCAAAAAACACTTGAAAGTTTAGTTTGATAAATTCCCCACCCTGGAGGAATCAATCCTGAAATGGTTTGTGTGAAGATTCAATTGTACTAAATTTTTTGCATTTGACAGAATATAGGGGATTGAACTATAAACATTGTTGTTATTAAGCAAAAGCCACCACTTATCATGATGCAATCAGTTGAAGAGGCAAGTAGTACGCGtcaattaaatgtcttagaaatCAAAGATCTTGGCTGGTGAGGCTCAACCAATTGCTATCACTCCCTCGTCTCTTACGTTTGCTTCAATACTCCACAAGGTCGATGAAGTCACAATAGATGTTGGCTACTTAGATGTAGTTGGTGACTTCATCGTCAAAGAATCAATTAAGCTTTAATGAGTTTGACAGTGGTATCGATTCCAATGGAGTAAGTATTCCTATTCTACATAATGTTGGCTCTATTGCTCCGTGACAATCTGTATGTGGATTAAAGATAGGTTTATGCAACAAAAGAttcatgaaattataaaatcctGAAAATTTTATATGCACTAGTTATATAATTCTTTAGCTCTCATATGAGGATTTGTTCTAAACATTTCAGGAGGTGTTGGGTATTTTGGATCAAGAATGTTTTAATTTGCTTCATCAAATTCTCCATATTACTGATGGAGAAGAATTAAATATGCAGACTCCAAAAGCAAGATGATtcattggtgtttttgtgttcttgaTGCATTGATTTCACTACAGAAATGGTAAAAATTGGTAAACTAGAAGATGATGTTTAATTGATCAAATTCACTGTAGGCAAACTTCAAACCAGTGTTTAGAGAACTTTTTGGCAACTCATCTAGGGTTGGGATTCTTAGACTATGCACCTGAATTTCAAGAAAGATATGGTAACTTCTTCCTCATTTGTTTTGTGTCTCTCAATTTATTTGAttccaccccccccccccccccccccNNNNNNNNNNNNNNNNNNNNNNNNNNNNNNNNNNNNNNNNNNNNNNNNNNNNNNNNNNNNNNNNNNNNNNNNNNNNNNNNNNNNNNNNNNNNNNNNNNNNNNNNNNNNNNNNNNNNNNNNNNNNNNNNNNNNNNNNNNNNNNNNNNNNNNNNNNNNNNNNNNNNNNNNNNNNNNNNNNNNNNNNNNNNNNNNNNNNNNNNNNNNNNNNNNNNNNNNNNNNNNNNNNNNNNNNNNNNNNNNNNNNNNNNNNNNNNNNNNNNNNNNNNNNNNNNNNNNNNNNNNNNNNNNNNNNNNNNNNNNNNNNNNNNNNNNNNNNNNNNNNNNNNNNNNNNNNNNNNNNNNNNNtttttttcccccccccccccccccctctctttTGAAGGTTCAGATCAATGGCACagttactttttaaaatgaagatattttaatttctaaatcatCTTACACCTTATTgcctaattagttttgttaTGTTACGTTAAAGATATAGATGCATGAAATCCCTAAGTTGATTCccttatattaatatttataaaaacatcatttttttcattgatcATCCTAGATGGATAAAGCAAATTAGTCCACAATTATCACGAGAAACCTAGTTCACATTTGatcattgtgtgtgtgtgtgcgcgtgtgtGTGTATGATGCTTTGTTCTCCTAAAGAATCCCCTCCCCCCTCCCTCCTCCCGCTCACTTGGAATCCATCCTAACATGGCTTATAAAAATTAGATGTCATGATTTGGAACCCCACTAACTTATTATTAATGACTAaatcatcaaattaaaagtgTCATGTCAAGAGGGAGATTAGGAGGGGTAGGTAGCGTTACTAacacacacacgcgcgcgcgTGCACACACACATAGGAGCATGCTCAAGTGAGAACGGTTACTCATGAGAGAAATCAGAACCACTCGCAGTCGTCTATATGTCCAGATTtcacgaatcagatgtaattttaaaaacacGATGTGGtgatattttcgtaaataactcaaaatttggtgtaagtaaaatgtgttacaagtgcaagtaactgATGCAAGTTTGCAACTAAAAGGTGCAAGTAAGattacttacaagtgcaagtaatttaccttggtaacattcatgcacctgacGATAAAGTCTTTCACATAGGTGCACTTAGTGATAACGTctggtgcaactaattataatgttagatgcacttaatattgatactcagtgtatattttacttgcacttgtaatacattttagtagtacttaggtgcactatatgaaattgttacttggacttttaacacaatttacttgcaattcgatgttcaattatttacgaaaatgccatcgcattttttataaaatgagtGTTCCTGATCCGTTAGATTTAggcacgtggacggctgtgagtTGTTCTTAGTTCTCTCTTAGGCTacccgttatatatatatatatatatatatatatatagatgcgGCCAGGCCTTAACGTGCAGCCGCActattaggtatgcaaaaacgcaccaatagtgttagaaaacgcacaTCAAATAAATGCACCAATGCACAAAAAATGCATCATTAGATATACATCACCGcaaaacgcaccattaggtatgcataaatgctcAACACaatgttcagaaatgcaccattaggtgtggtgaggtatagtgtatttttttttttgtgtggtgcgttttgtgATGTGCTGGTGTATTTTATTGTTGTGTGTTTtctaacataaatacataattggtGCATTTTTACATACCTAATAGTGTGGTCGCATGGCCACACTAGAacttgaccatatatatatattctagtcATAATTAGGGaactaaaagtataatttttgtaatttaaaaatatgaaaattatatatcatAGCAAATTATATGATACTAGACGAGAATAATAACAAGTACAACATAAAATTTGAATGAATCATGTGACTCTTGTCTTAATAATTTGTGAAAATGACATGGATCAAGAAATTTGCAATAAGATTAGAGAAGAAGCAATCAAGTTGAATAGGACTTGGGActcaatctaaaagggaaaggaaaCCAAACATAAAGAGAAGCAAAGCTcaagaaaggaaaacaaaaggAAGTAAAGGGCAAAGGCTATTCCCGTCATTTCGAACCCACTTCTGTCGGTCCATTAACCAAAGTTAAAGCCCTTGGGTTGAGTTAACTCGCGTCGGTGACCCGGTGAACGTTGTGGGTCAGCTCGCTAACTCGGTGACCGAAAATGACGTCTGCGTACAGATTCAGAActcataataaatatatatataaataaataaaagttgaaaaaaGTGTTTGAGAGAGAAGTGAACGGAGAATATTGCGCAATATACGATACagtatatatagatacatacaaAAAATGTATTTCCGTATATTTAGAGAGAGAAACTCGGGGAGAAGATGGAGATAGGGAGATTCGTATATATATGAGTATGGCTCCCAAATCCAACGCATttcaagagagagagagagagagagagacatagCGCGATAGAGTGCGGCGGCAATGGGAGACTCAAGCGACTCTGTGTCGGTCGACATTGATACCATCTCCCTCGCCGGAAAGGTCTGCTTTTACGCACATTTCCCTCCACCAAcgcatgtatatacatatatgtgtgtgtctgGGTGTGATTATGTAAATGTTCATATGAATTCTAGTGTGGTTTGTGAATTACATGGTTTTCTTTGAATTTGGTTTGATATTTTTTGgttttcatttgacattattaatgtaaaatttttagtGTAAAAAGTGCCAATTTAACAACATTGAGTTAGGATAATACATGCTGTTCTTCTGAATGCCTCATAGTAATTTTCCCTCTGCTATGATTCTTTATGGATGAGTTTATCTTTTGTCGTCAAAAGCCAAGTTAGTTTCTTTTTCTTGGGGTCTATGAAATTTCATAGTGATTCAGTTTTAGTTGGGATCCATTTAGACAGAATTCTTGGTTGGTATTTGTTGATCTTGTGAAAATTTGGTATTTACGTGTGTTAGTTCAGTTGtttaagaagttttttttttaatttgctaTTTTTGTAATCTTGTTATTTCCCACTTAACATCCTGGCAGTTCTTACAAGAAACTAAATTTCAAGCCGGGATGGATTTAGGTCACTGATTCAATACGCGGTATTTGGAAGAAGAAACTAAATTTCAAGATGAATACCCTTTAATTGATCCATGAACCCAAGGCCCTATAAGTTTAGAATTCTTGGAAATTTGCTGGTCTTAGTTAAATATGAGTATTCTTGTGTTCTTATGTTAGTTGTTTTACTATTTGTGAAATGCTTCACTACATTCGTGAAAGGCTGAAAGCCCATCATATCCTTGCATTTCTTACCGGATAATAAGAAAAAGATTGTTATTTGATCCATGAGACACGAGGCTATAAGctaattcaagaaaaaaataaatagttagGTTTTCTTTTCAGGAAATAGAAGATACTTTGCTTGTGTTTGCACTAATTGTTCCCCTTTTCAGTATGTCTGGTGGGTATTCTAGACCCAATACAGCTGGCTTATAGAGAATactaaaaggaaaataaaacaaGAAGAAAGGGACAGAAGTGTTGaagctttattttctttggtctATATGTTAGGTAATGTTAGTTATGTTACTGATTTTGCTTTCCCCGTAATTTTCCTTCAGGAGCATATTGTAAAAACTGGCCATGGTTCCATCTCCGTTACTGTTTTTGGAGACCAGGACAAGCCTGCTCTTATTACCTACCCTGATCTGGCTTTGAATTGTAAGTGCATCAACTTTAGCTTATTATCAAACACTGCGGGCTATTCATAATTTTCCTGGAACTTTTGAAACATCTAATTAATTTCCGTTTGTGAAAGTTTTATGTCCTGGATTTAGTTGTTGGAAGTCTTAACCACTTTTGTTATTTTCTGAATGGTTTTGCCACGTGCTTAAATATCAATTTCCAAATGAAGTTTTCCAACTTGGAATTATTTATTGGTTTCTGTCCAATATCTTGCTTTTggtgtgtttgataaaatttgatgttTCTCCAAGGCACGACTAacatctctctctcttctttttatttttatttttatttttttcgaaCAGATATGTCATGTTTCCAAGGATTGTTCTTTTGTCCCGAAGCATTTTCTTTGCTACTTCATAATTTCTCTATATACCATATAAGTCCTCCTGGGCATGAGGTCTGACTTGATCTTTAAGTATTGTCTTTTTTGTTGAATATCTCTATTCACATTTGTTCTTATCGGGTATTTCTTGCAAGAGTTTTTGCAGTTGGGTGCTACTGCAATTAGTCCTGATGAGGCAGTATTATCCGTAGATGATTTAGCAGACCAGATAACTGAGGTTCTTGATTACTTCGGGTACTTATATGATATTTTCTGTGTTGATTACTTTGCCAATTACATTAGCTTTTGCTCCCTTTTACACTTTACACATGTAGCTAACCTCTGACATTGAATAAATTATTCGGGAAATGGATTTCAAATGGaaacttaattttaatttgactatAGAAGCTTGAGTatcttattttcaaaattccATATTCGTCGGTTGATCTAGAAGAAAAAGTGACTGTGTTTTTTCTCGTTCCTTATGCAGACTTGGTGCAGTGATGTGTATGGGAGTTACTGCTGGAGCTTATATTCTTACTTTGTTTGCGGTAAGTTTTCTCTTATGGCAAACTTATAGTTCTATTAGCTTATGTCATTTCTGCTTAGGACTTGGTCTTGTTTGCTGAGCCATTGTGTACCCCACAGATAAAATACACGAAACGTGTTATGGGTCTGATTCTTGTTTCCCCTCTGTGCAAAGCACCCTCATGGACAGAATGGCTATGTAATAAGGTATATTTGCTGCACGCTATAGGCAATTATATGCTTTTCTACCCATACTCGGTTGGGCAGAATACTGAGCCGAGAATATTTCATTCTTACATCACTTGTTGCACAATTGGCAGGTTATGTCAAATCTCCTTTACTTTTGCGGCATGTGTAGTTTGGTTAAGGAGTTGTTGCTCATGCGCTACTTTAGCAAGGTGCTCTTCCATCCCATATTTAAAACTCATTTGCTACAAACAGAAAACATTTTAATTCGTCTGCTAAGCCATTGAGTTACTGTGATTTATA from Ipomoea triloba cultivar NCNSP0323 chromosome 6, ASM357664v1 includes:
- the LOC116021851 gene encoding protein NDL2-like, with translation MGDSSDSVSVDIDTISLAGKEHIVKTGHGSISVTVFGDQDKPALITYPDLALNYMSCFQGLFFCPEAFSLLLHNFSIYHISPPGHELGATAISPDEAVLSVDDLADQITEVLDYFGLGAVMCMGVTAGAYILTLFAIKYTKRVMGLILVSPLCKAPSWTEWLCNKVMSNLLYFCGMCSLVKELLLMRYFSKEVRGSVEVPESDVVQTCRRLLGERQSPNVWRFLEAINERPDITEGLRRLHCRSLLFVGENSPFHFEALHMTSKLDRRFSALVEVQGCGSMVTEEQPDAMLIPLEYFLMGFGFYRPSQFSVSPRSPLSPTSISPELFSPESMGLKLKPIKTRISIEV